The following are encoded together in the Salmonella enterica subsp. enterica serovar Choleraesuis genome:
- the nudL gene encoding putative Nudix hydrolase NudL, which yields MNASSLTLDSFLSRFQMLRPAPVVSALNARHAAVLIPIIRRPQPGLLLTQRSTHLRKHAGQVAFPGGAWDDTDGSLIATALREAQEEVAIPPDCVEVVGVLPPVDSITGFRVTPVVGLVPPDLHYHASEDEVASVFEMPLAEALHLGRYHPLDIHRRGNEHRVWLSWYQHYMVWGMTAGIIRELALQIGIE from the coding sequence ATGAATGCCAGTTCTTTAACGCTTGATAGTTTTCTGTCCCGATTTCAAATGCTGCGCCCGGCACCGGTTGTCAGCGCGCTAAATGCGCGGCATGCCGCCGTACTGATCCCGATTATTCGCCGCCCGCAGCCAGGTCTGCTGTTAACGCAACGCTCTACGCACTTGCGCAAACACGCAGGCCAGGTCGCCTTTCCAGGCGGAGCCTGGGATGATACCGATGGTTCGCTCATCGCTACCGCGCTGCGTGAAGCTCAGGAAGAGGTGGCGATCCCCCCCGATTGTGTGGAAGTTGTCGGCGTTCTGCCGCCGGTGGACAGTATCACCGGGTTTCGGGTTACGCCGGTGGTCGGCCTGGTTCCGCCAGACCTGCACTACCACGCCAGTGAAGATGAGGTGGCGTCGGTATTCGAAATGCCGCTCGCCGAAGCGCTACACCTGGGGCGTTATCATCCGCTGGATATCCATCGCCGCGGGAATGAGCACCGGGTGTGGCTCTCCTGGTATCAGCACTACATGGTATGGGGAATGACTGCGGGCATAATTCGTGAACTGGCGCTGCAAATTGGTATCGAGTAG
- the pabB gene encoding aminodeoxychorismate synthase subunit I yields the protein MTTCSGSQLQILELPWQIDAAQHYFSQIHHLPWAMMLHSGHADHPHSRFDIVVADPQTTAMTKGELTEITRHNQPPVISKDCPFGLVNELLRATGWQTTPRAELPFCGGALGLFGYDLGRRIERLPELAERDIDLPDMAIGIYDWALIADHQLKKITLVSWQNAQQRYEWLLAQASPARPALHLTSSWQSNMSREQYGEKFRQVQAWLHSGDCYQVNLAQRFTAHYQGDEWQAFIRLNAINKAPFSAFLRLPQGAVLSLSPERFVRLHDGQIETRPIKGTRPRRPAAEDDARQAQELANSPKDRAENLMIVDLMRNDIGRVAAPGSVAVPELFVVEQFPAVHHLVSTITARLPDNLNASDLLRACFPGGSITGAPKIRAMEIIEQLEPQRRNAWCGSTGYISACGTMDTSINIRTLSASQGQLYCSAGGGIVADSQEADEYQETFDKVNRILQLLESEP from the coding sequence ATGACTACCTGCTCCGGAAGCCAGCTGCAAATTCTGGAACTTCCCTGGCAAATCGATGCCGCTCAGCACTATTTCTCTCAAATTCACCATCTGCCGTGGGCCATGATGCTGCACTCCGGGCACGCCGACCATCCCCACAGCCGTTTCGATATTGTGGTGGCCGATCCCCAGACTACCGCCATGACCAAGGGCGAGCTTACTGAAATCACACGCCATAACCAGCCACCGGTTATTAGTAAGGATTGCCCCTTTGGACTGGTGAATGAGCTTTTGCGCGCCACGGGATGGCAAACCACTCCCCGCGCAGAGCTGCCCTTTTGCGGCGGCGCGCTGGGCCTATTCGGTTACGACCTCGGTCGGCGGATAGAGCGACTGCCAGAACTTGCCGAACGTGATATAGACCTGCCCGATATGGCTATCGGTATCTATGACTGGGCGCTGATTGCCGATCATCAGTTGAAGAAAATCACACTGGTTAGCTGGCAGAATGCTCAACAACGTTATGAGTGGCTGCTGGCGCAGGCGTCTCCAGCCCGCCCTGCTCTGCATCTGACCTCCAGCTGGCAAAGCAATATGAGCCGCGAGCAATATGGCGAGAAGTTTCGTCAGGTTCAGGCATGGCTGCACAGTGGGGACTGCTATCAGGTCAATCTGGCCCAGCGCTTCACAGCCCATTATCAGGGTGACGAATGGCAGGCTTTTATTCGCCTGAACGCTATCAATAAAGCGCCTTTCAGCGCCTTTTTGCGCTTGCCGCAAGGAGCGGTTCTGAGCCTGTCGCCGGAGCGCTTTGTCCGGTTGCACGACGGTCAAATAGAAACGCGTCCTATCAAGGGTACTCGCCCACGCCGGCCCGCAGCTGAAGACGATGCCCGCCAGGCACAAGAGCTGGCCAATTCACCCAAAGATCGCGCTGAAAACCTGATGATCGTTGACCTGATGCGCAACGATATTGGCCGGGTGGCCGCACCGGGCAGCGTGGCGGTACCAGAGCTGTTTGTGGTGGAGCAATTCCCGGCGGTTCACCATCTGGTCAGTACCATCACCGCCCGTCTGCCGGATAATCTTAACGCCAGCGACCTGCTGCGCGCCTGCTTCCCCGGTGGTTCGATTACCGGCGCACCCAAAATCAGGGCGATGGAAATTATCGAGCAGCTTGAACCCCAGCGACGCAACGCCTGGTGCGGTTCTACCGGCTATATCAGCGCGTGCGGAACGATGGATACCAGCATTAATATTCGCACCCTGAGCGCCAGTCAGGGGCAACTGTATTGCTCCGCAGGCGGCGGGATTGTCGCCGACAGCCAGGAAGCGGATGAATATCAGGAAACTTTTGATAAAGTTAACCGTATTCTTCAACTCCTTGAGAGTGAACCATGA
- a CDS encoding UPF0181 protein, whose amino-acid sequence MFAGLPSLTHLQQQQAVERIQTLMSEGMSSGQAIAQVAEEIRATHKGERIVARFEDEDE is encoded by the coding sequence ATGTTTGCAGGTTTACCTTCTCTTACTCATCTTCAGCAACAACAGGCGGTTGAACGTATTCAGACCCTGATGTCAGAAGGCATGAGCAGCGGCCAGGCCATTGCTCAGGTTGCTGAAGAGATCCGCGCTACTCATAAAGGTGAGCGTATCGTTGCCCGTTTTGAAGACGAAGACGAGTAA
- the yoaB gene encoding RutC family protein YoaB, translated as MTIKRIDTQPRWSEIVIHNNTLYYTSVPDNLDGDAYEQTMSALAQIEAALISQGSDKTKILDATILLPNLADAAEMNRAWDSWVPAGHAPTRCAFQAQLMNPRYKVEIKIIAAVD; from the coding sequence ATGACGATTAAACGTATTGATACTCAGCCACGCTGGTCAGAGATAGTGATCCATAACAACACCCTTTATTACACCAGCGTACCGGATAATCTGGATGGCGATGCCTATGAGCAGACTATGAGCGCGCTGGCGCAGATTGAAGCGGCGCTGATTTCACAGGGCAGCGATAAAACCAAAATTCTCGACGCCACCATCCTGCTGCCAAACCTGGCGGACGCGGCCGAAATGAATCGCGCGTGGGATAGCTGGGTGCCAGCAGGCCATGCCCCTACCCGCTGCGCATTTCAGGCTCAACTGATGAATCCGCGTTATAAAGTGGAAATTAAGATTATCGCCGCCGTCGACTGA
- a CDS encoding ATP-dependent helicase → MAHAVSEAIESQSPLVVEAGTGTGKTYAYLAPALRSGKKVIVSTGSKALQDQLYNRDLPTVAGALKFTGQLALLKGRSNYLCLERLEQQTLAGGDLPVQTLSDLMHLRNWASETVDGDISRAGTVAEDAPVWPLITSTNDNCLGQDCPRYQDCFVVKARKKALDADVVVVNHHLFLADMVVKESGFAELIPDADVIIFDEAHQIPDIASQYFGQSLSSRQLLDLAKDITIAWRTEVRDTQQLQKCADRLAQSAQDFRLQLGEPGFRGNLRELLADRNIQRALVLLDDALELCYDVCKLALGRSALLDAAFERATTYRARLKRLKETGTPGFSYWYECNARHFTLALTPLTVADKFQDVMKQKPGSWIFTSATLSVNDDISHFTARLGIDKANSLLLPSPFDYQHQALLCVPRGLPTPNQPAAARTLARLLTPLIKANNGRCFMLCTSHAMMRDLAAEFRAQLTLPVLLQGETSKGQLLAQFVEAGNALLVATSSFWEGVDVRGDTLSLVIIDKLPFTPPDDPLLKARMDDCKIRGGDPFDEVQLPEAVITLKQGVGRLIRDVDDRGVLVICDNRLVMRPYGAVFLNSLPPAPRTRDIKRAVEFLTAPQTQ, encoded by the coding sequence ATGGCGCATGCGGTGAGTGAGGCTATCGAAAGCCAGTCTCCGCTGGTGGTTGAGGCGGGAACCGGCACCGGGAAAACCTATGCTTACCTGGCTCCGGCGCTGCGTTCGGGCAAAAAAGTCATTGTTTCTACCGGATCGAAAGCGTTGCAGGATCAGCTGTATAACCGCGATTTGCCTACGGTCGCCGGGGCGCTCAAGTTCACCGGGCAACTGGCTTTGCTAAAAGGGCGCTCTAACTATTTGTGCCTGGAACGACTGGAGCAGCAGACTCTGGCCGGTGGCGACCTGCCGGTGCAAACGCTTAGCGACTTAATGCATTTGCGCAACTGGGCCAGCGAAACCGTCGATGGTGATATCAGCCGGGCGGGAACGGTGGCAGAAGACGCACCGGTATGGCCGCTTATCACCAGTACGAACGATAACTGCCTGGGACAGGACTGTCCGCGTTACCAGGACTGCTTCGTCGTTAAAGCACGTAAAAAGGCGCTTGATGCCGATGTCGTCGTGGTGAACCACCATCTGTTCCTTGCCGATATGGTGGTTAAAGAGAGCGGTTTTGCCGAGCTAATCCCCGACGCAGACGTCATCATCTTCGATGAAGCCCATCAAATCCCAGATATCGCCAGCCAGTATTTTGGCCAGTCATTGTCCAGCCGCCAGTTGCTGGATCTGGCGAAAGATATCACCATCGCCTGGCGCACTGAGGTGCGCGATACTCAGCAACTGCAAAAATGTGCCGACCGCCTGGCGCAGAGCGCTCAGGATTTCCGCTTACAGCTTGGTGAGCCGGGTTTTCGCGGTAACCTGCGCGAATTACTGGCCGACCGCAATATTCAGCGGGCGCTGGTGCTGCTCGATGATGCCCTGGAACTTTGTTATGACGTATGCAAGCTGGCACTAGGCCGTTCGGCGCTGTTGGATGCCGCTTTTGAGCGGGCCACGACTTACCGCGCACGGCTGAAACGGCTAAAAGAGACCGGTACGCCCGGTTTTAGCTACTGGTATGAGTGCAATGCCCGCCATTTTACCCTGGCGCTGACGCCCCTGACCGTGGCCGATAAGTTTCAGGATGTTATGAAGCAGAAACCCGGCAGCTGGATTTTTACCTCAGCGACCCTGTCAGTTAATGACGACATCAGCCACTTTACCGCCCGGCTGGGTATTGATAAGGCGAACAGCCTGCTGTTACCCAGCCCGTTCGATTATCAGCATCAGGCGCTGCTTTGCGTGCCGCGTGGGCTGCCCACGCCTAATCAGCCCGCGGCTGCCCGCACGCTGGCCCGGCTGCTGACGCCGCTTATTAAGGCGAATAACGGGCGTTGTTTTATGCTTTGCACCTCGCATGCCATGATGCGCGACCTGGCGGCTGAGTTCCGGGCTCAGCTAACCCTACCGGTGTTATTACAAGGCGAGACCAGTAAAGGGCAGCTGCTGGCGCAGTTTGTTGAAGCCGGTAACGCGCTGCTGGTCGCGACCAGTAGCTTCTGGGAAGGGGTGGATGTGCGCGGCGACACGCTGTCGCTGGTTATTATCGATAAACTGCCGTTTACCCCTCCTGACGATCCATTACTGAAAGCGCGTATGGATGACTGCAAAATCCGCGGCGGCGATCCGTTTGACGAAGTGCAACTACCGGAAGCGGTTATCACATTAAAGCAAGGGGTGGGGCGTCTGATTCGCGATGTTGATGATAGAGGCGTTCTGGTTATCTGCGATAACCGACTGGTGATGCGCCCTTACGGGGCGGTATTCCTCAACAGCCTGCCGCCTGCTCCGCGTACCAGGGACATTAAACGGGCAGTCGAATTCCTGACAGCCCCGCAAACACAGTAA
- a CDS encoding tRNA (adenosine(37)-N6)-threonylcarbamoyltransferase complex dimerization subunit type 1 TsaB: protein MQILAIDTATEACSVALWQDGRTSAHFELCAREHTQRILPMVRDILNQGLVSLSEISVLAFGRGPGSFTGVRIGIGIAQGLALGANLPMVGVSTLATMAEGAWRKTGATRVLAAIDARMGEVYWAEYQRDESGSWHGEQTEAVLKPEAVTERLMALSGEWATVGTGWQAWPEMASGTPVTLTDGQTQLPEAEDMLPLALEKFRRGESVAVEDAQPVYLRNEVAWKKLPGRE from the coding sequence ATGCAAATTCTCGCCATCGACACGGCCACGGAAGCGTGTTCCGTCGCGCTGTGGCAGGACGGTCGTACTTCGGCCCATTTTGAACTTTGCGCGCGTGAACACACTCAGCGCATTCTGCCCATGGTGCGCGATATCCTGAACCAGGGGCTTGTTTCATTGTCTGAAATTAGTGTACTGGCTTTTGGCCGCGGGCCGGGCAGTTTTACCGGCGTACGAATTGGTATCGGTATTGCTCAGGGCCTGGCGCTGGGTGCTAACCTGCCGATGGTCGGCGTTTCCACTTTAGCCACCATGGCGGAAGGTGCATGGCGTAAAACCGGGGCAACCCGGGTGCTGGCGGCCATCGATGCGCGTATGGGCGAAGTCTACTGGGCAGAGTATCAGCGCGATGAATCCGGTAGCTGGCACGGCGAGCAGACTGAGGCGGTATTGAAGCCGGAAGCCGTGACCGAACGTCTGATGGCGCTTTCGGGTGAGTGGGCAACTGTCGGTACCGGCTGGCAGGCCTGGCCTGAAATGGCCAGCGGTACGCCGGTTACTCTGACCGATGGCCAGACTCAACTACCGGAAGCCGAAGATATGTTGCCGCTGGCGCTGGAAAAATTCCGCCGCGGTGAAAGTGTGGCGGTTGAGGATGCTCAGCCGGTTTATCTGCGTAACGAAGTAGCGTGGAAAAAGCTTCCAGGCCGCGAATAA
- a CDS encoding membrane protein, whose translation MADYLIPRFLPAIGLAVTVLLTGCVTVPDAIKGTSPTPQQDLVRVLNAPQLYIGQESRFGGKVLSVDNKAGKTRLEIATVPLDEGARPVLGEPSRGRIYADINGFLDPVDFRGQLVTVVGPITGVEHGKIGQSDYTFVVVNTIGWKRWRVVQQVVMPPQPMMDPWMWGPRHRWAYGYGPGWYDPMPAQVQTIVTE comes from the coding sequence ATGGCAGATTACTTAATTCCGCGTTTTCTTCCTGCTATAGGGTTGGCGGTTACGGTATTACTGACGGGATGCGTAACGGTGCCTGATGCAATTAAAGGCACCAGTCCAACGCCTCAGCAGGATCTGGTTCGGGTATTGAATGCTCCTCAGCTCTATATCGGCCAGGAGTCTCGCTTCGGCGGCAAAGTTTTATCGGTTGATAATAAGGCCGGTAAAACCCGGCTGGAGATAGCGACCGTGCCGCTGGACGAAGGGGCAAGGCCGGTATTGGGTGAGCCGTCGCGTGGCCGCATTTATGCCGATATTAATGGCTTCCTTGACCCGGTCGATTTTCGCGGACAGTTGGTAACCGTCGTTGGGCCAATTACCGGCGTTGAGCACGGGAAAATTGGCCAGAGCGATTACACCTTTGTGGTGGTAAATACCATTGGCTGGAAGCGCTGGCGTGTGGTGCAACAGGTAGTTATGCCGCCGCAGCCGATGATGGATCCCTGGATGTGGGGGCCGCGTCATCGTTGGGCATATGGCTACGGCCCCGGCTGGTACGATCCTATGCCAGCCCAGGTGCAAACTATAGTCACCGAATAA
- the fadD gene encoding long-chain-fatty-acid--CoA ligase, whose product MQKVWLNRYPADVPAEINPDQYSSLVELFERSVTRYADSPAFINMGEVMTFRKLEERSRAFAAYLQQGLGLQKGDRVALMMPNLLQYPVALFGILRAGMVVVNVNPLYTPRELEHQLNDSGAAAIVIVSNFAHTLEKVVANTNVRHVILTRMGDQLSATKGTLVNFVVKYIKRLVPKYHLPDAVSFRSAMHQGYRMQYIRPELSGQDLAFLQYTGGTTGVAKGAMLTHRNMLANIEQVKGTYGPLLFEHKELIVTALPLYHIFALTMNCLLFIELGGQNLLITNPRDIPGLVKELAKYPFTAITGVNTLFNALLNNKDFHQLDFSSLHLAAGGGMPVHHAVAERWEKLTGRYLLEGYGLTECSPLVSVNPHDIDYHSGSIGLPVPSTDVKLVDDDDNEVEPGVPGELCVRGPQVMLGYWQRPDATDEILKGGWLHTGDIATVDEQGFLRIVDRKKDMILVSGFNVYPNEIEDVAMQHEGVSEVAAIGVPSEASGESVRLVVVKKDPALTEEELIAFCRRNLTGYKVPRQVEFRDELPKSNVGKILRRELRDEFSRKSNNSH is encoded by the coding sequence TTGCAGAAAGTTTGGCTCAACCGCTATCCGGCCGACGTGCCGGCTGAAATAAACCCCGATCAATATAGCTCGTTGGTGGAGCTGTTCGAGCGCTCCGTCACCCGTTATGCCGACAGTCCGGCATTCATCAACATGGGTGAAGTGATGACCTTCCGCAAGCTCGAAGAGCGCAGCCGCGCTTTTGCCGCCTATCTGCAACAGGGGCTGGGGCTTCAGAAAGGAGATAGGGTAGCGTTGATGATGCCGAATCTGCTGCAATATCCGGTAGCGCTGTTCGGGATTTTGCGTGCCGGAATGGTAGTGGTAAACGTAAACCCTCTTTATACCCCGCGCGAGCTGGAGCATCAGCTTAATGACAGCGGTGCGGCGGCAATTGTTATTGTTTCAAACTTTGCTCATACCCTGGAAAAAGTCGTAGCTAACACTAATGTTCGCCACGTAATCCTAACGCGCATGGGCGACCAGCTGTCGGCCACGAAAGGGACGCTGGTCAACTTTGTGGTCAAATACATTAAACGCCTGGTGCCTAAGTATCATCTGCCGGATGCGGTCTCTTTCCGTTCGGCGATGCATCAGGGTTATCGCATGCAATATATTCGCCCGGAGCTGAGCGGCCAGGATCTGGCTTTCCTGCAATATACCGGCGGTACCACCGGCGTCGCCAAAGGGGCAATGCTGACTCACCGTAATATGCTGGCCAATATAGAACAGGTGAAAGGTACCTACGGGCCGCTATTGTTCGAGCACAAAGAGCTGATAGTGACCGCGCTGCCGCTCTACCATATTTTTGCATTGACCATGAACTGCCTGCTGTTTATCGAGTTGGGCGGTCAAAACCTGCTGATAACCAACCCGCGCGATATTCCGGGGCTGGTAAAAGAGCTGGCAAAATACCCATTTACTGCTATTACCGGGGTAAACACTCTGTTCAATGCGCTGCTCAACAATAAAGATTTTCATCAGCTCGATTTTTCCAGCCTGCATCTGGCGGCCGGCGGCGGCATGCCGGTTCATCATGCGGTGGCTGAGCGCTGGGAGAAACTTACCGGACGTTATTTGCTGGAGGGCTATGGCCTGACCGAATGCTCTCCGCTGGTTAGCGTTAACCCACACGATATTGATTACCACAGCGGGAGTATCGGTCTTCCTGTACCATCAACCGACGTAAAACTGGTTGATGACGACGACAATGAAGTAGAGCCGGGCGTGCCGGGCGAGCTGTGCGTACGCGGCCCGCAGGTTATGCTGGGCTACTGGCAGCGTCCGGATGCTACCGATGAAATTCTTAAGGGTGGCTGGCTGCACACCGGTGACATCGCAACCGTGGATGAGCAGGGCTTTTTGCGAATTGTCGATCGTAAAAAAGATATGATTCTGGTCAGCGGTTTTAACGTCTATCCCAATGAGATAGAGGACGTGGCGATGCAGCATGAAGGCGTGAGTGAAGTGGCGGCAATCGGCGTCCCTTCTGAAGCCAGCGGCGAGTCGGTACGCCTGGTGGTGGTAAAAAAAGACCCAGCGCTGACGGAAGAAGAGTTAATCGCTTTTTGTCGCCGTAACCTCACCGGTTATAAAGTGCCAAGACAGGTTGAATTTCGTGATGAATTGCCAAAAAGTAATGTCGGCAAAATTTTACGGCGCGAATTGCGTGACGAATTCAGCAGGAAAAGTAACAATAGCCACTAA
- the rnd gene encoding ribonuclease D → MNYQMITSDDALAQICEAARQHSAVALDTEFVRTRTYYPQLGLIQLYDGHNLALIDPLTITDWAPFVALLSDTAVVKYLHAGSEDLEVFQHRFGLMPTPLVDTQHLSAFLGHPLSWGFAAMVEHYDGIKLDKSESRTDWMARPLTERQRQYAAADVAYLLPIADQLVDKARAAGWLDAALDECCLMVRRRQDILAPEDAWRDIGNAWQLRTRQLACLHLLAAWRLRHARERDMAVNFVVREENLWKVARYMPGSQGELDSLGLSGSEIRFHGKTLLKLVEQAQAIDEADLPQPLRNLIDMPGYRQAFKILKAEVQSIAAEHSLAPELLASRRQINQLLTAHWQLRPLTMPPELLTGWRGDMTAARLRTCLAAF, encoded by the coding sequence TTGAATTATCAGATGATTACCAGCGATGACGCGCTGGCGCAGATTTGTGAAGCTGCCCGCCAGCATTCAGCCGTGGCGCTGGATACTGAGTTTGTTCGTACCCGCACCTATTACCCACAGCTGGGTTTGATCCAGCTTTATGACGGCCATAACCTGGCGTTAATCGACCCGTTAACTATTACCGACTGGGCACCGTTTGTCGCGCTGCTGAGCGACACCGCTGTGGTTAAATACCTGCACGCCGGTAGCGAGGACCTGGAAGTCTTTCAGCATCGATTTGGCCTGATGCCGACGCCTTTGGTGGATACCCAGCACCTGTCTGCTTTCCTTGGCCACCCGCTCTCGTGGGGATTTGCGGCCATGGTTGAGCATTATGATGGTATCAAGCTTGATAAAAGCGAGTCGCGCACTGACTGGATGGCGCGCCCGTTAACCGAGCGTCAGCGTCAATATGCCGCGGCGGACGTGGCTTATCTGTTGCCTATTGCTGACCAGTTAGTGGACAAAGCCCGCGCAGCCGGATGGCTGGATGCGGCACTGGATGAATGTTGCCTGATGGTGCGTCGTCGTCAGGATATCCTGGCGCCGGAAGACGCCTGGCGTGATATCGGCAATGCGTGGCAGCTGCGTACCCGTCAGCTGGCCTGCCTGCATCTTCTGGCGGCCTGGCGTTTGCGTCACGCCCGTGAACGCGATATGGCGGTGAATTTCGTCGTGCGCGAAGAGAATCTTTGGAAGGTTGCGCGCTATATGCCTGGCTCCCAGGGCGAACTGGATAGCCTGGGGCTGTCAGGAAGTGAAATTCGTTTTCACGGTAAAACGCTGCTGAAACTAGTGGAACAGGCCCAGGCCATTGATGAAGCCGACCTGCCACAGCCGCTGCGTAATCTGATTGATATGCCGGGCTACCGCCAGGCCTTTAAAATTCTCAAGGCTGAGGTGCAGTCTATTGCGGCAGAGCATAGCCTTGCACCGGAGCTGCTGGCTTCCAGACGGCAGATAAACCAGCTGCTGACAGCCCACTGGCAGCTGCGTCCGCTGACTATGCCACCAGAGCTGCTGACTGGCTGGCGCGGTGATATGACGGCGGCTCGTCTACGTACCTGCCTGGCTGCATTTTAG
- the minE gene encoding cell division topological specificity factor — protein sequence MALLDFFLSRKKTTANIAKERLQIIVAERRRSDTEPHYLPQLKRDILAVICKYVQIDPEMVTVQLDQKGDDISVLELNVTLPEAEEAK from the coding sequence ATGGCACTCTTAGACTTTTTTCTGTCACGAAAAAAGACAACCGCCAATATCGCCAAAGAACGCCTGCAGATTATCGTAGCCGAGCGGCGACGTAGTGATACTGAACCGCATTACCTGCCGCAGCTTAAACGCGACATTCTGGCGGTTATCTGCAAATACGTACAGATCGATCCTGAGATGGTGACCGTTCAGCTCGATCAAAAAGGTGATGATATCTCGGTTCTTGAGCTTAACGTTACGCTGCCTGAAGCAGAAGAAGCTAAGTAA
- a CDS encoding site-determining protein, producing MARIIVVTSGKGGVGKTTSSAAISTGLAQKGKKTVVIDFDIGLRNLDLIMGCERRVVYDFVNVIQGDATLNQALIKDKRTENLYILPASQTRDKDALTREGVGKVLEDLKKMDFDFIVCDSPAGIETGALMALYFADEAVITTNPEVSSVRDSDRILGILSSKSKRAENSEDPIKEHLLLTRYNPGRVTRGDMLSMEDVLEILRIPLVGVIPEDQSVLRASNQGEPVILDGESDAGKAYADMVDRLLGEERPFRFLEEEKKGFLKRLFGG from the coding sequence ATGGCACGCATTATTGTTGTTACATCGGGTAAAGGGGGCGTAGGCAAGACGACGTCCAGCGCGGCCATCTCTACGGGCCTGGCGCAGAAAGGCAAAAAGACCGTGGTTATCGACTTCGATATCGGTCTGCGTAATCTTGATTTGATTATGGGCTGCGAACGTCGGGTGGTATACGATTTCGTTAACGTTATTCAGGGCGATGCCACTCTGAATCAGGCGTTAATCAAAGATAAGCGCACCGAGAATTTATATATCCTTCCTGCATCGCAAACTCGTGATAAAGATGCCCTGACCCGCGAAGGCGTCGGCAAGGTGCTGGAAGATTTAAAAAAAATGGATTTCGACTTTATTGTCTGTGACTCACCGGCCGGGATTGAAACCGGCGCGCTGATGGCGCTCTATTTTGCCGATGAAGCGGTCATTACGACCAACCCTGAAGTCTCCTCAGTTCGCGACTCCGACCGTATTCTGGGCATCCTGTCTTCTAAGTCCAAACGGGCTGAAAATAGTGAAGATCCCATTAAAGAACACCTGTTGCTGACTCGCTATAACCCAGGCCGCGTAACGCGTGGTGACATGCTGAGCATGGAAGATGTGCTGGAAATTCTGCGCATTCCTCTGGTTGGGGTTATCCCGGAAGACCAGTCTGTGCTGCGCGCATCCAACCAGGGTGAGCCGGTAATTCTTGACGGTGAATCCGATGCGGGCAAGGCCTATGCCGACATGGTCGATCGCCTGCTGGGAGAAGAACGCCCTTTCCGCTTCCTGGAAGAAGAAAAGAAAGGTTTCCTGAAACGCCTGTTCGGAGGATAA
- the minC gene encoding septum site-determining protein MinC has product MSNTPLELKGSNFTLSVVHLHDAEPEIIHQALEMKIAQAPDFLKHAPVVVNVAALADASSWPELHKIIIGSGLRVIGVSGCKDPKLKAAIENCGLAILTEGKERVPRPAPAEPVIAPANAAPITKTRLIEQPVRSGQRIYAPNCDLVVTNHVSAGAELIADGNIHVYGMMRGRALAGAGGDREAQIFCTTMMAELVSVAGVYMLSDQIPAEFYGKAVRLRLSSGALSVQPLN; this is encoded by the coding sequence ATGTCAAACACGCCCTTAGAGCTAAAAGGCAGTAATTTCACGTTATCCGTGGTTCATCTGCACGATGCTGAGCCTGAGATTATTCACCAGGCGCTAGAGATGAAAATCGCCCAGGCGCCTGACTTTCTGAAACACGCGCCCGTTGTGGTCAATGTTGCCGCTCTTGCTGACGCCTCGTCATGGCCGGAGTTGCATAAGATAATCATTGGTTCGGGCCTGCGGGTAATAGGTGTAAGTGGTTGTAAAGACCCTAAATTAAAAGCGGCTATCGAAAACTGTGGCCTGGCTATTCTCACTGAAGGGAAAGAACGAGTTCCTCGTCCTGCCCCTGCTGAACCGGTGATAGCGCCAGCAAATGCAGCGCCGATCACAAAAACGCGTTTAATAGAGCAGCCGGTTCGTTCCGGTCAGCGCATTTATGCGCCAAACTGTGACCTGGTAGTAACCAATCACGTCAGCGCCGGTGCAGAGTTAATAGCCGATGGAAATATCCATGTCTATGGAATGATGCGCGGTCGCGCGCTGGCGGGTGCCGGCGGCGATCGGGAAGCCCAAATATTTTGCACCACAATGATGGCAGAGCTGGTTTCCGTTGCCGGGGTTTATATGCTCAGCGACCAGATCCCGGCCGAATTTTATGGCAAAGCAGTCCGTTTACGCCTCAGCTCGGGCGCTTTGTCTGTTCAACCTTTAAATTAA
- a CDS encoding YcgL domain-containing protein, whose product MFCVIYRSTRREQTYLYVEKKDDFSRVPEELLKSFGTPVMAMMLMLDGKKKLAHADLTVVKQALVDQGYYLQLPPPPESMLKIHLESQKK is encoded by the coding sequence ATGTTTTGTGTAATCTACCGAAGTACCCGACGCGAACAAACCTACCTTTATGTAGAAAAAAAAGACGATTTTTCCCGAGTGCCTGAAGAATTATTAAAAAGCTTTGGCACGCCAGTAATGGCAATGATGTTAATGCTCGATGGCAAAAAGAAACTGGCCCACGCCGACTTAACTGTAGTGAAGCAAGCGCTGGTTGACCAGGGATATTATTTGCAATTACCGCCTCCGCCAGAAAGTATGCTTAAGATTCATCTGGAATCGCAAAAAAAGTAA